One region of Intestinimonas massiliensis (ex Afouda et al. 2020) genomic DNA includes:
- the infB gene encoding translation initiation factor IF-2 encodes MSSLIKYRVHEVAKDFNLGTKEITDILTKYAKTPKNHMQVLEDGELAILFDYLTQHHPVDSIESIYADVYREPKPAQKPAAPAPQKQAAPQGRPQQPARPAQQPQGQPAGQSAQPSAGRPATRVPEKKVVDTRKGGNVNLEKYDERLEKLAAGKTNQMQGGKQKFQGRNQRRGGGFQGSKRRQEEQEKMRRLQAEIAKKHPLVVKIPDEIGVGELASRMKKTGAEVVKCLIKNGVMASLSDIIDFDTASIIAEELGCKVEKEVIVTIEEKLIDTAEDKAEDLEPRAPVVVVMGHVDHGKTSLLDYIRNANVVSGEAGGITQHIGAYQVQVKGQPITFLDTPGHEAFTAMRARGAMVTDIAILVVAADDGIMPQTVESINHAKAAGIPIIVAINKMDKPEANPERIKEQLTAYELVPEEWGGETVICPISAKTGQGIQELLEMVILTAEMKELKANPNRTAHGAVIEAKLDKGRGPVATLLVQNGTLHQGDVIIAGTAVGRVRAMTNAQGERVETAGPSVPVEIIGMGEVPGAGDDFHAVADERMARELVEQRKHEQKVQAAGPQNQKVSLEDLFSQIKQGEMKDLNIIVKADVQGSAEAVKSSLEKLSNEEVRVRVIHCAVGAVSESDVMLAATSNAIIVGFNVRPDNNAKDIAARDHVDMRMYRVIYDCINEIETAMKGMLAPKFKEVELGQAEVRSVFRITGVGMVAGCYVTNGKMQRNAQMRLLRDNIVIYDGAIASLQRFKDSVKEVAAGYECGITFEKFQDIKEGDVIEAFLMEQILP; translated from the coding sequence TTGAGTAGCTTAATCAAGTACCGCGTGCACGAGGTGGCCAAGGACTTTAACCTGGGCACCAAGGAGATCACTGACATCCTGACGAAATACGCCAAGACCCCCAAGAACCACATGCAGGTGCTGGAGGACGGCGAGCTGGCCATCCTCTTTGACTATCTGACCCAACACCACCCGGTGGACAGCATCGAGAGCATCTACGCCGACGTCTACCGGGAGCCCAAGCCGGCCCAGAAGCCCGCCGCTCCCGCGCCCCAGAAGCAGGCGGCTCCCCAGGGCAGGCCCCAGCAGCCGGCCCGTCCGGCCCAGCAGCCCCAGGGCCAGCCGGCGGGGCAGAGCGCTCAGCCGTCCGCCGGTCGTCCCGCCACCCGCGTGCCGGAAAAAAAGGTGGTGGATACCCGCAAGGGCGGCAACGTGAACCTGGAGAAGTACGACGAGCGGCTGGAGAAGCTGGCCGCCGGCAAGACCAACCAGATGCAGGGCGGCAAGCAGAAGTTCCAGGGCCGGAACCAGCGCCGGGGCGGCGGTTTCCAGGGCAGCAAGCGCCGGCAGGAGGAGCAGGAAAAGATGCGCCGCCTCCAGGCCGAGATCGCCAAGAAGCACCCCCTGGTGGTCAAGATCCCCGACGAGATCGGCGTGGGCGAGCTGGCCTCCCGCATGAAAAAGACCGGCGCCGAGGTGGTCAAGTGCCTCATCAAAAACGGCGTTATGGCCTCTCTCAGCGACATCATCGACTTCGACACCGCCTCCATCATCGCCGAGGAGCTGGGCTGCAAGGTGGAGAAGGAGGTCATCGTCACCATTGAGGAGAAGCTCATCGACACCGCCGAGGACAAGGCCGAGGACCTGGAGCCCCGCGCCCCCGTGGTGGTGGTCATGGGCCATGTGGACCACGGCAAGACCTCCCTGCTGGACTATATCCGCAACGCCAATGTGGTCTCGGGCGAGGCCGGCGGCATCACCCAGCACATCGGTGCCTACCAGGTCCAGGTGAAGGGCCAGCCCATCACCTTCCTGGACACCCCCGGCCACGAAGCCTTTACCGCCATGCGCGCCCGGGGCGCCATGGTCACCGATATCGCCATCCTGGTGGTGGCCGCCGACGACGGCATCATGCCCCAGACTGTGGAGTCCATCAACCACGCCAAGGCCGCCGGCATTCCCATCATCGTGGCCATCAACAAGATGGATAAGCCCGAGGCCAACCCCGAGCGCATCAAGGAACAGCTCACCGCCTACGAGCTGGTGCCCGAGGAGTGGGGCGGCGAGACCGTCATCTGCCCCATCTCCGCCAAGACCGGCCAGGGCATCCAGGAGCTGCTGGAGATGGTCATCCTCACCGCCGAGATGAAGGAGCTCAAGGCAAACCCCAACCGCACCGCCCACGGCGCCGTCATCGAGGCCAAGCTGGACAAGGGCCGCGGGCCCGTGGCCACCCTGCTGGTCCAGAACGGCACCCTGCACCAGGGCGACGTCATCATCGCCGGTACCGCCGTAGGCCGCGTCCGGGCCATGACCAACGCTCAGGGCGAGCGGGTGGAGACGGCCGGACCCTCCGTGCCCGTGGAGATCATCGGTATGGGCGAGGTGCCCGGCGCCGGCGACGACTTCCACGCCGTGGCCGACGAGCGCATGGCCCGGGAACTGGTGGAGCAGCGCAAGCACGAGCAGAAGGTCCAGGCCGCCGGGCCCCAGAACCAGAAGGTCTCCCTGGAGGACCTGTTCAGCCAGATCAAGCAGGGCGAGATGAAGGACCTGAACATCATCGTCAAGGCCGACGTCCAGGGCTCCGCCGAGGCCGTCAAGTCCTCCCTGGAGAAGCTCTCCAACGAGGAGGTCCGGGTGCGGGTCATCCACTGCGCCGTGGGCGCCGTCAGCGAGTCGGACGTCATGCTGGCCGCCACCTCCAACGCCATCATCGTGGGCTTCAACGTCCGCCCCGACAACAACGCCAAGGACATCGCCGCCCGGGACCACGTGGATATGCGCATGTACCGGGTCATTTACGACTGCATCAACGAGATTGAGACCGCCATGAAGGGCATGCTGGCGCCCAAGTTCAAGGAAGTGGAGCTGGGTCAGGCCGAGGTCCGCAGCGTGTTCCGGATCACCGGCGTGGGCATGGTGGCCGGCTGCTATGTGACCAACGGCAAGATGCAGCGCAACGCCCAGATGCGCCTGCTGCGGGACAACATCGTGATCTACGACGGCGCCATCGCCTCCCTGCAGCGCTTCAAGGACAGCGTGAAGGAGGTGGCCGCAGGCTATGAGTGCGGCATCACCTTTGAAAAGTTCCAGGACATCAAGGAGGGCGACGTCATCGAGGCCTTCCTCATGGAGCAGATCCTGCCCTAA
- a CDS encoding L7Ae/L30e/S12e/Gadd45 family ribosomal protein, which translates to MDNTLHLLGIAKKAGRLEVGEEPVGAAARARQARVILLACDAAANTARRAGHFGEAGNVLWLAVPYTKAELGGAVGRASCAMLALTDAGLAASLVKKLAAADPERYGPAYEQLGKKAEKVLRRQQEQRRHEKNLRLGKRKPWVAPTKDGKALSGAEARLAAQKPGEKHPGRPKVPKKGPGDRDKA; encoded by the coding sequence ATGGATAACACGCTGCACCTCCTGGGCATCGCCAAAAAGGCGGGCCGCTTGGAGGTCGGGGAAGAGCCCGTCGGGGCCGCCGCCCGGGCCCGCCAGGCCAGGGTCATCCTGCTGGCCTGCGACGCCGCCGCCAACACCGCCCGCCGGGCGGGCCACTTCGGCGAGGCGGGCAATGTACTGTGGCTCGCCGTGCCCTACACCAAGGCCGAGCTGGGCGGCGCCGTGGGACGGGCGTCCTGCGCCATGCTGGCCCTCACCGACGCGGGCCTGGCCGCCTCCCTGGTGAAGAAACTGGCCGCCGCCGATCCGGAGCGGTATGGCCCCGCCTATGAACAACTGGGCAAAAAGGCGGAGAAGGTCCTCCGCCGCCAGCAGGAGCAGCGCCGGCACGAGAAGAACCTGAGGCTGGGAAAGCGCAAACCCTGGGTTGCGCCCACGAAGGACGGAAAGGCCCTGAGTGGGGCGGAGGCCAGGCTGGCCGCCCAAAAGCCCGGGGAGAAGCATCCGGGCAGGCCCAAAGTCCCCAAGAAGGGTCCCGGAGACCGGGACAAGGCATGA
- the rnpM gene encoding RNase P modulator RnpM, with product MPKKIPMRQCVGCREMKSKRELIRVVRSPEGEVSLDFKGKKPGRGAYLCPAPDCLARAKKSRALERAFSTPLPEEVYAALEGQMQEGEPNG from the coding sequence ATGCCGAAAAAGATCCCCATGCGCCAGTGCGTGGGCTGCCGGGAGATGAAGTCCAAACGGGAGCTCATCCGGGTGGTCCGCTCCCCCGAGGGAGAGGTCTCCCTGGATTTCAAGGGCAAAAAGCCCGGCCGGGGGGCCTACCTCTGTCCGGCGCCGGACTGCCTGGCCCGGGCCAAAAAGTCCAGGGCCCTGGAGCGGGCCTTTTCCACGCCCCTGCCCGAGGAGGTCTATGCCGCCCTGGAGGGGCAGATGCAGGAGGGAGAGCCGAATGGATAA
- the nusA gene encoding transcription termination factor NusA, translated as MPRKNAKAASSESDGKEFFAAIAQIEKEKGIPSGYMMEKITQALASAYKRDHEGAGDNIEVRADPEKGDVRMYIKKDVVETVDNPAAEISLEEAREKLPHAQLGDVVRIEVKTKNFGRIAAQTARQVIIQGIREAERGMVYDEFNSKEHEILTGIVTRVDPRSGAASLRIGSGSEITEAFLAPGEQVRGEAIREGDRLKVYVVEVRRSTRGPQVLISRTHPGLVKRLFELEIPEIYDGTVEVKSIAREAGSRTKIAVWSADENVDPIGACVGPGGQRVGNIVEELHGEKVDIIKYSDDSAAYVAAALSPADVVSVDLFPDGKSCRVIVPDDQLSLAIGKEGQNARLAAKLTGFKIDIKPVSDPGELPEPEEDMVVMDEEEPAELPVDEE; from the coding sequence ATGCCGAGAAAAAACGCAAAGGCCGCCAGCAGCGAGAGCGACGGCAAGGAATTTTTCGCCGCCATTGCCCAGATCGAAAAGGAGAAGGGCATCCCCTCGGGGTATATGATGGAGAAGATCACCCAGGCCCTGGCCTCCGCCTACAAGCGGGACCATGAGGGCGCCGGGGACAACATCGAGGTCCGGGCCGACCCCGAAAAGGGCGATGTACGCATGTACATCAAAAAGGACGTGGTGGAGACGGTGGACAATCCCGCCGCCGAGATCTCCCTGGAGGAGGCTCGGGAAAAGCTGCCCCACGCCCAGCTCGGCGACGTGGTCCGCATCGAGGTCAAGACCAAGAATTTCGGCCGCATCGCCGCCCAGACCGCCCGTCAGGTTATCATTCAGGGCATCCGCGAGGCCGAGCGGGGCATGGTCTACGATGAGTTCAACTCCAAGGAGCACGAGATCCTCACCGGCATCGTCACTCGCGTCGACCCCCGCTCCGGCGCCGCCTCCCTGCGCATCGGCTCCGGCAGCGAGATCACCGAGGCCTTCCTCGCCCCCGGCGAGCAGGTCCGCGGCGAGGCCATCCGGGAGGGCGACCGCCTCAAGGTCTATGTGGTGGAGGTCCGCCGGTCCACCCGCGGGCCCCAGGTCCTCATCTCCCGCACCCATCCCGGCCTGGTCAAGCGCCTGTTCGAGCTGGAGATCCCCGAGATCTACGATGGCACCGTGGAGGTCAAGTCCATCGCCCGGGAGGCCGGCAGCCGCACCAAGATCGCCGTCTGGTCCGCCGACGAGAACGTGGACCCCATCGGCGCCTGCGTCGGCCCCGGCGGCCAGCGGGTGGGCAACATCGTCGAGGAGCTCCACGGCGAAAAGGTGGACATTATCAAGTACAGCGACGACTCCGCCGCCTATGTGGCCGCCGCGCTGTCCCCCGCCGACGTGGTCAGCGTGGACCTCTTCCCCGACGGCAAGAGCTGCCGGGTCATCGTGCCCGACGACCAGCTCTCTCTGGCCATCGGCAAGGAGGGCCAGAACGCCCGCCTGGCCGCCAAGCTCACCGGCTTCAAGATCGATATCAAGCCCGTTTCCGACCCCGGCGAGCTCCCTGAGCCCGAGGAGGATATGGTGGTCATGGACGAGGAGGAGCCCGCCGAACTCCCCGTGGACGAGGAATAA